Proteins encoded together in one Quercus lobata isolate SW786 chromosome 3, ValleyOak3.0 Primary Assembly, whole genome shotgun sequence window:
- the LOC115979459 gene encoding GEM-like protein 5 → MTGTPEETQPHQPASTSPPKPKEPESYNPFCTSTNTDESQPHHQPPLTAATSSSSTPPSDEETKKWGTHIMGAPAVPTVHPDNQKAALWSAADHQQIYHQPYIVYSPVDKPSNNPLEPVIHMFNNWSRKAETVAHNVWHHLKTGPSISEAAWGKVNLTAKAITEGGFESLFKQTFATNPNEKLKKTFACYLSTSTGPVAGTLYLSTAHVAFCSDRPLSFTAPSGQEAWSYYKVMIPLENIGTINPVIMRENPPEKYIQIVTIDGHDFWFMGFVSFEKALHHLLSSVSDFRAAQAVLDGR, encoded by the exons ATGACAGGCACACCTGAAGAAACACAACCCCATCAACCGGCTTCAACATCACCTCCCAAACCCAAAGAACCTGAGTCCTATAACCCCTTTTGTACATCCACAAACACAGATGAATCACAGCCTCATCATCAACCTCCATTAACAGCAGCAACTTCATCATCTTCAACTCCGCCATCGGATGAGGAGACCAAGAAATGGGGTACTCACATCATGGGAGCACCAGCAGTCCCTACTGTTCACCCTGATAACCAGAAGGCTGCTTTGTGGAGTGCTGCTGACCACCAACAAATTTACCACCAACCTTATATTGTCTACTCTCCTGTGGACAAGCCATCCAATAATCCTTTGGAACCTGTGATTCACATGTTCAATAACTGGAGCAGGAAAGCTGAGACTGTAGCCCACAACGTCTGGCACCACC TTAAAACTGGGCCATCTATATCGGAAGCTGCATGGGGGAAGGTGAACCTGACAGCCAAAGCAATAACAGAAGGTGGATTTGAGTCTCTCTTTAAGCAGACTTTTGCAACTAATCCAAATgagaagctaaagaagacattTGCTTGTTACCTTTCCACGTCTACCGGCCCAGTGGCTGGAACACTCTATCTGTCAACAGCTCATGTGGCTTTCTGCAGTGATCGCCCCTTGTCTTTCACTGCTCCATCAGGACAAGAAGCTTGGAGCTATTACAAG GTTATGATACCATTGGAAAATATAGGCACAATCAACCCTGTGATCATGAGAGAAAATCCACCAGAGAAGTACATTCAGATTGTTACTATTGATGGTCATGACTTCTGGTTCATGGGTTTTGTTAGTTTCGAGAAAGCATTGCATCACCTCTTAAGCAGTGTGTCAGATTTCAGAGCGGCACAGGCAGTTTTGGATGGCAGATGA
- the LOC115981015 gene encoding glutathione S-transferase T3-like produces the protein MGQFIPPIAKKLTTKRGQRGINFIVDEDIKLVSAWLNVSLDVVTSTDQKHTTFWERIWSTFHNDKKFNCTKDSLNSRWSTIQRKTNKFCGCLAQIENQNESGKIEHDKIEDAKAMYQNNCKNAFQLEHCWRILRNEAKWLILRDSLKACTRQPATQSCHTFASSINLDEDNDEMNSGETLQRPIGKKAKKEKLKKRKNCDDVIPILSSQLDKIKEEKRRMHEEKNESMRIALEERREAMRIASEERRELICIKEEKNEVEKRKMEDELMRKDTRTMDPVEKEYIRLRRLEILEGLRFKYSS, from the exons ATGGGACAATTTATACCCCccattgcaaaaaaattaactacTAAGAGAGGTCAACGGGGAATCAACTTCATCGTAGATGAAGACATTAAGCTAGTGTCGGCGTGGCTCAATGTTAGCTTAGATGTCGTGACATCGACAGACCAAAAACACACAACATTTTGGGAGAGAATTTGGTCCACCTTCCACAATGACAAGAAATTTAACTGCACCAAAGATTCTTTAAATAGTCGGTGGTCAACAATTCAAAGGAAGACCAACAAGTTTTGTGGATGCTTGGCCCAAATTGAGAACCAGAATGAAAGTGGTAAAATTGAGCATGACAAG aTTGAAGATGCAAAAGCTATGTAtcaaaataattgcaaaaacgCATTTCAATTGGAACATTGTTGGAGAATTTTGAGGAATGAAGCTAAGTGGTTGATTCTAAGAGATAGTTTGAAGGCTTGCACAAGACAACCAGCCACACAATCTTGTCATACTTTTGCAAGCTCAATAAATCTAGATGAAGATAATGATGAGATGAATTCCGGTGAAACCTTACAGAGACCTATAGGCAAGAAGGCCAAAAaggagaaattaaagaaaagaaagaattgtgATGACGTGATCCCAATACTTTCCTCCCAATTGGACAAAATcaaggaagaaaagagaagaatgcATGAGGAGAAAAATGAAAGTATGCGCATTGCATTAGAAGAACGAAGAGAGGCAATGCGCATTGCATCCGAAGAACGAAGAGAGTTGATTTGTATCAAGGAAGAGAAGAATGAAgtagaaaagaggaaaatggaAGATGAACTTATGAGGAAAGATACAAGAACCATGGATCCTGTGGAAAAAGAATATATTCGTCTACGTCGTTTGGAAATCTTGGAAGGGTTAAGGTTTAAATATTCATCataa
- the LOC115982298 gene encoding cysteine-rich and transmembrane domain-containing protein WIH2-like: MSYYHISHKPNSPPGPQPLGYPPGPPPPNYPHPPGPPQPPPRPGYQDYFYDGYPPPPPTHAPLPYHHHHHHDSFLRACLAILCCCCMLEECCL; this comes from the exons ATGAGTTACTACCATATTTCTCATAAGCCTAACTCTCCTCCAG GGCCTCAACCGCTAGGATATCCACCAggaccaccaccaccaaactaTCCTCATCCCCCAGGGCCACCACAGCCACCACCGCGACCCGGATATCAAGACTACTTCTATGATGGGTACCCACCACCTCCACCTACACACGCTCCCCTGCCATAtcatcaccatcaccaccatGACTCATTTCTAAGAGCCTG TTTAGCTATACTTTGTTGCTGCTGTATGTTGGAGGAGTGTTGCTTGTAA
- the LOC115981016 gene encoding uncharacterized protein LOC115981016 → MTCIFWVTGSHNDINVLEQSSIFFELAEGRAPPVNYSINGNDYSMGYYLADGIYPSRATFVKTIPAPQDRKRQHFASAQKAVRKDVECAFGVLQARFAIVRGPARFFHLETLEDIMMACIILHNMIVEDERHTYLGANDFDYDQINDNGPEPVSHNPTCNLM, encoded by the coding sequence ATGACATGCATTTTTTGGGTAACGGGGTCTCACAATGACATCAATGTCCTAGAGCAATCTTCTATATTTTTTGAGCTTGCTGAAGGGCGTGCTCCTCCTGTTAATTACTCGATAAATGGTAATGACTATTCGATGGGGTACTATCTTGCAGATGGTATATATCCATCACGGGCAACATTTGTCAAAACAATTCCAGCACCACAAGACCGTAAAAGACAACATTTTGCTTCCGCACAAAAGGCAGTCAGGAAGGATGTCGAATGCGCATTTGGAGTACTTCAAGCGCGATTTGCAATTGTGCGCGGGCCTGCACGTTTTTTCCACCTTGAAACACTTGAGGACATTATGATGGCATGTATAATATTGCATAATATGATCGTTGAAGATGAGCGACATACTTACCTTGGAGCAAATGACTTTGATTATGATCAAATCAATGATAATGGACCCGAACCGGTGTCACATAATCCCACTTGTAACCTTATGTAG